The Mycolicibacterium flavescens genomic interval GGCAGCTGATCGACGACCAGCGCCAGGCCACGGGTGTCGTCCCTTCGGACGCCACGTTCGTCGTCGAACGGTTCCGCGATGAGCTCGGCGACTGGCGCGTCATCCTGCACTCGCCCTACGGTCTGCGGGTGCATGGCCCGCTCGCGCTGGCGGTGTCGCGACGGCTGCGTGAGCGGTACGGCATCGAGGAGAAGCCGACCGCGTCCGACGACGGCATCATCGTGCGGCTGCCCGATACCGAGGACGCGCCTCCTGGCGCGGACCTTTTCGTCTTCGACGCCGACGAGATCGAGCCGATCGTCACCGCCGAGGTCGGAGGGTCGGCGCTTTTCGCGTCCCGTTTCCGCGAGTGTGCGGCCCGCGCGCTGCTGCTGCCGCGCCGCCATCCGGGTAAGCGATCCCCGCTGTGGCATCAGCGCCAGCGCGCCGCGCAATTGCTCGACGTCGCGCGCAAGTACCCCGACTTCCCGATCGTGTTGGAGGCGGTGCGGGAGTGCCTGCAGGACGTCTACGACGTGCCCGCGCTGACGGAGTTGATGCACCGGGTCGCCCAGCGCCGGTTGCGCATCGTCGAGGTGGAGACCACCACGCCGTCGCCGTTCGCCGCCTCGCTGCTGTTCGGCTATGTCGGCGCCTTCATGTACGAGGGCGACAGTCCGCTGGCCGAACGCCGCGCGGCGGCACTGTCGCTGGACAGTGTCCTGCTCGCCGAACTGCTGGGCCGGGTCGAGCTGCGCGAGCTGCTCGACCCGCAGGTGATCACGAGTACGACGCGACAACTGCAGCATCTGAGCGAGGACCGGCGGGCCCGTGACGCCGAGGGCATCGCCGACCTGCTGCGGCTGCTGGGCCCGTTGACCGAAGCCGAGATCGCCGACCGCTGCACGACTTCCGACATCGGCGGCTGGCTCGAGGGCCTGCGTGCCGCCAAGCGCGCGTTGACCGTGTCGTTCGCCGACCAGACTTGGTGGGCCGCCATCGAGGACATCGGCCTGCTGCGCGACGGCGTGGGTGTGGCCGTGCCGGTCGGGGTGCCGGCGGCGTTCACCGAATCGGTCGACGACCCGTTGGGTGAGCTGCTAGGCCGCTACGCCCGCACCCGAGGACCGTTCACCACGCACGACGTGGCGGCCCGGTTCGGCCTGGGCCTTCGCGTCACCGCCGACGTACTGGGCCGAATGGCGATCGACGGCAAGCTGATTCGCGGTGAGTTCACCGATCTACCGGTCACCGACCCCGCCGCCGCCGAGCAGTGGTGCGACGCCGATGTGCTCAAGATTCTGCGGCGCCGGTCGCTGGCGGCGCTGCGCGCGCAAATCGAGCCGGTCAGCACCGCGGCGTACGGGCGCTTCCTTCCCGCGTGGCAGTCGGTCGGTTCGACACACAACAGCGGCGTCGACGGGCTCGCCGCCGTGATCGATCAGCTTGCGGGCGTGCCAATTCCGGCTTCGGCCGTCGAGCCGCTGGTGTTCGGTCAGCGTGTCCGCGACTACCAGCCCGCCATGCTCGACGAACTGCTGGCCTCCGGTGAGGTCACGTGGTCGGGAGCCGGCCAGATCGGCGGCGGCGACGGGTGGATCGCCTTCCACGCCGCCGAGTCGGCGCCGTTGACGTTGACCGCCCCCACCGAGATCGAGTGCACCGACACCCACCGGGCGATCCTCGACGCGCTCGGTCGCGGCGGCGCTTACTTCTTTCGTCAGCTCGCTGACACCTTCTTGCGTCAGCTCGCGGACAATCCGACCGAAGACCACAAGAACGCGCTGTGGGATTTGATCTGGGCGGGCTGGATCACCGGCGATACGTTCGCGCCGGTGCGCGCGAAGCTGATGGGCACCCGCGGGGCGTCGGGGCGGCGCAGCGCACCCGCGCACCGGCAGCGGCGACGGGCGCCGCGGTTGAGCAGCTACAGCGTCGCGCACGCCCAGACCCGCAACGCCGACCCCACGGTGGCGGGCCGGTGGTCGGCGCTGCCGGTCGCCGAACCGGAATCGACTGTGCGCGCGCACTTCCAGGCCGAACTGCTGCTCGGCAGGCACGGGGTGCTGACCAAGGGCGCCGTCGGCGCGGAGGGCGTGCCCGGCGGCTTCGCGATGCTCTACAAGGTGCTGACGGCGTTCGAGGACGCCGGCCGGTGCCAGCGGGGCTATTTCGTCGAGTCACTCGGCGGCGCCCAGTTCGCCGTCGCCTCCACAGTGGACCGCTTGCGGACCTATCTGGACAGCGTCGACCAGGACCACCGCGAGTACCACGCGGTCGTCCTGGCGGCCGCCGATCCGGCCAACCCCTATGGCGCCGCACTTCCGTGGCCGACACGGCGATCCGATGACGACGTCACGCACCGCCCCGGTCGCAAAGCCGGTGCGCTGGTCGCGATGGTCGACGGCGAACTGGTGTGGTTCCTCGAACGTGGTGGGCGCTCGCTGTTGAGCTTCACCGAGGACACCGACGCGCACGTCGCCGCCGCCGTGGCCCTGGCCGATCTGGTCAGCAGCGGTCGGGTCGGATCGTTTCTCGTCGAGAAGGTCAACGGCGTCCCGGTTCTCGAACCGGGCGCGGAAGGTGAGCGCGCCGCGGTGCACGACGCTCTGCTGGGCGCTGGGTTCGCCCGGACACCGCGCGGCCTGCGGTTGCGGTGATGAGAGCCTGCGCGACAACCAGAAGGCGCTGACGGATGCCCGAAGGCGACACGGTCTATCGCACCGCCACCAAACTGCGCGAGGCGTTGGTGGGCAAGCAGCTCACGCGTTGTGACGTGCGGGTGCCCAAGTTCGCGACGGTCGACCTGACGGGCTGCGTCGTCGACGAGGTGATCAGCCGCGGTAAGCACCTGTTCATCCGCGTCGGGGACGCCAGCATCCACTCACATCTGAAGATGGAGGGTGCCTGGCTGGTCGGCGGCCAGATTCGGCGGGTGCCGGAGTACAAGATCCGGATCCTGTTGCACACCAGTGATTCCCGAGCTGCCGGTGTCGACCTCGGCGTGCTGGAGATCCTGCAACGCGACCACGATATGGAAGCCGTCGCACACCTCGGCCCCGACCTGCTCGGCGACGATTGGGAACCGCGCGTCGCCAGGGCCAATCTCGTCGAGGACCCGGAACGGCCGCTGGCCGAGGCGCTGCTGGACCAGCGCGTGATGGCGGGCGTCGGCAACGTCTACGCCAACGAACTCTGCTTCGTCACCGGCTACCTGCCCACCACCCCGGTCAGCAAGGTCAAAGACCCGCTGCGCATGGTGCAGCGGGCCCGGGACATGCTGTGGCTGAACAGGTCCCGCGTCAACCGGACCACGACCGGCGACACCCGCGGCGGTCGCGACCTGTGGGTCTATGGCCGGCGCGGCCGACCGTGCCGACGGTGTGGCACGCCCATCGAGTCGGACTCGGCGCGTCCCGACAAGCCGGGCGATCGCGTCTCGTACTGGTGTCCGGTCTGCCAGACCTGAACCGCGCCGAAACTGCCGTTTATGACGGGTTTCGGCCGATTCCCATCAGAAACCGCAGTCTCGCCGCGCCCGGAGGCGTTACGGCAGCGCCAGCCGGACGATCTTGCGCACCACCGTCGCGAACTGCCGCGGCAGCGACCCCGCGTTGTACGGGATCCCGTAGCGGGTGCAGATGTCCTTGACCTCCGCGGAGATCTCGGCCAGGCGGTGCGCGGGGATGTCGGGGAACAGATGGTGCTCGATCTGGAACGACAGGTTGCCGCTCAGGATGTGGAACAGCTTTCCGCCCGTCAGGTTCGCCGAACCCAACACCTGCCGGAAATACCACTGACCGCGCGTCTCGGCCTTGGTCTCCTCGACGGAGAACTCCTGCACGTCGTCGGGAAAGTGGCCGCAGAAGATGATCATGTACGCCCACACGTTGCGCATCAGGTTCGCGGTCAGGTTCCCCGCGACGACCCACGGCGCGAACGGCCCGGCCAGCAGCGGGAACGCCACGTAATCCTTGAGCGTCTGGCGTTTGGTCTTGCGCCAGATGCCCTCGAGGATCTCGCGCTTGTCGGCGATCGTGATCTCACCGGCGCGGATGCGCTCGGTTTCGAGTTCGTGCAGCGCGACGCCGTACTGAAACAGCACCATCAGCAGGAAGGCGTAGACGGGGTTGCCGAGGAAATACGGCGTCCACTTCTGGTCCTTGCTCATCCGCAGGATGCCGTAACCGACGTCGCGGTCCATCCCGACGATGTTGGTGTAGGTGTGATGCATGTAGTTGTGCGAGTGGCGCCACTGCTCGCCCGGGCAGGCGGTGTCCCACTCGAAGCCCCGGCTGGAGATGTTCGGATCGCCCATCCAGTCGTATTGACCGTGCATGACGTTGTGGCCGATCTCCATGTTGTCGAGGATCTTCGACAGTCCCAGCAGCGCGGTGCCCGCCAGCCAGAACGGCGGGAACACTCCGCC includes:
- a CDS encoding Lhr-like helicase, with product MSKSPLARFSDLTREWFTGTFAEPTPAQAQAWSAIADGDNTLVVAPTGSGKTLAAFLWAIDQLASVPAEPRAGTKVLYVSPLKALAVDVERNLRTPLTGIARVAERRGVPAPQISVGVRSGDTSPAQRRELIARPPDVLITTPESLFLMLTSAARDTLANVQTVIVDEVHAVAATKRGAHLALSLERLDQLLDRPAQRIGLSATVRPPEEVARFLSGQARTTVVAPPAAKTFDLSVQVPVPDMANLENNTIWPDVEERIVDLVESHNSSIVFANSRRLAERLTSRLNEIHAERTGQELETGPNTGVAGGSPAHIMGSGQASGAPTLLARAHHGSVSKEQRAIVEDDLKSGRLKAVVATSSLELGIDMGAVDLVIQVEAPPSVASGLQRIGRAGHQVGEISQGVLFPKHRTDLIGCAVTVKRMLSGEIETMRVPTNPLDVLAQHTVAACALEPLDADRWFDAVRRSAPFATLPRSAFEATLDLLSGKYPSTEFAELRPRLVYDRDTGTLTARPGAQRLAVTSGGAIPDRGLFTVYLATDSEKPSRVGELDEEMVYESRPGDVISLGATSWRITEITHDRVLVIPAPGQPARLPFWRGDGVGRPAELGAAVGAYTGELARLGKDEFDQRCRSMGFDQFAADNLWQLIDDQRQATGVVPSDATFVVERFRDELGDWRVILHSPYGLRVHGPLALAVSRRLRERYGIEEKPTASDDGIIVRLPDTEDAPPGADLFVFDADEIEPIVTAEVGGSALFASRFRECAARALLLPRRHPGKRSPLWHQRQRAAQLLDVARKYPDFPIVLEAVRECLQDVYDVPALTELMHRVAQRRLRIVEVETTTPSPFAASLLFGYVGAFMYEGDSPLAERRAAALSLDSVLLAELLGRVELRELLDPQVITSTTRQLQHLSEDRRARDAEGIADLLRLLGPLTEAEIADRCTTSDIGGWLEGLRAAKRALTVSFADQTWWAAIEDIGLLRDGVGVAVPVGVPAAFTESVDDPLGELLGRYARTRGPFTTHDVAARFGLGLRVTADVLGRMAIDGKLIRGEFTDLPVTDPAAAEQWCDADVLKILRRRSLAALRAQIEPVSTAAYGRFLPAWQSVGSTHNSGVDGLAAVIDQLAGVPIPASAVEPLVFGQRVRDYQPAMLDELLASGEVTWSGAGQIGGGDGWIAFHAAESAPLTLTAPTEIECTDTHRAILDALGRGGAYFFRQLADTFLRQLADNPTEDHKNALWDLIWAGWITGDTFAPVRAKLMGTRGASGRRSAPAHRQRRRAPRLSSYSVAHAQTRNADPTVAGRWSALPVAEPESTVRAHFQAELLLGRHGVLTKGAVGAEGVPGGFAMLYKVLTAFEDAGRCQRGYFVESLGGAQFAVASTVDRLRTYLDSVDQDHREYHAVVLAAADPANPYGAALPWPTRRSDDDVTHRPGRKAGALVAMVDGELVWFLERGGRSLLSFTEDTDAHVAAAVALADLVSSGRVGSFLVEKVNGVPVLEPGAEGERAAVHDALLGAGFARTPRGLRLR
- the nei gene encoding formamidopyrimidine-DNA glycosylase translates to MPEGDTVYRTATKLREALVGKQLTRCDVRVPKFATVDLTGCVVDEVISRGKHLFIRVGDASIHSHLKMEGAWLVGGQIRRVPEYKIRILLHTSDSRAAGVDLGVLEILQRDHDMEAVAHLGPDLLGDDWEPRVARANLVEDPERPLAEALLDQRVMAGVGNVYANELCFVTGYLPTTPVSKVKDPLRMVQRARDMLWLNRSRVNRTTTGDTRGGRDLWVYGRRGRPCRRCGTPIESDSARPDKPGDRVSYWCPVCQT
- the desA3_2 gene encoding fatty acid desaturase; this translates as MTVITDITSKPHTLEKTVAGKKISLTAEQAEAFGRELDALKDRVIADLGERDATYIRRIIKTQRAFEIGGRALLFGGVFPPFWLAGTALLGLSKILDNMEIGHNVMHGQYDWMGDPNISSRGFEWDTACPGEQWRHSHNYMHHTYTNIVGMDRDVGYGILRMSKDQKWTPYFLGNPVYAFLLMVLFQYGVALHELETERIRAGEITIADKREILEGIWRKTKRQTLKDYVAFPLLAGPFAPWVVAGNLTANLMRNVWAYMIIFCGHFPDDVQEFSVEETKAETRGQWYFRQVLGSANLTGGKLFHILSGNLSFQIEHHLFPDIPAHRLAEISAEVKDICTRYGIPYNAGSLPRQFATVVRKIVRLALP